A region from the Streptomyces lydicus genome encodes:
- a CDS encoding IclR family transcriptional regulator translates to MALKPEPTAPFHSVQYALRVLETISRHTAGVTDAQIARETGLSPGQLAHMLSMLRREGYVEQVTDGAYVVGESLLLLGAGGDRNQALRDKLQLTLDHLRDSVGAAVYISRYIDGEVKILHYADGPLAPKVNEWAEFHRTAHASAVGKCLLAQLDHDGRKDHLSRHKTARLTSRTITNEKVLFHKLDSQPPTVPVLDLQEYAVGTVCAAVPITAGATVGCLALSMPLEHAHRLRQAADTLNRQAAPVLLSLAI, encoded by the coding sequence GTGGCGCTGAAGCCCGAGCCGACCGCGCCGTTCCATTCGGTGCAGTACGCCCTTCGCGTGCTCGAAACGATCTCCAGGCACACCGCCGGTGTGACCGATGCGCAGATCGCCCGCGAAACGGGACTCTCCCCGGGCCAGCTCGCCCACATGCTGTCGATGCTCCGGCGCGAGGGCTACGTCGAGCAGGTCACCGACGGCGCGTACGTCGTAGGTGAATCGCTCCTGCTCCTGGGAGCGGGCGGCGACCGCAACCAGGCACTGCGCGACAAGCTCCAGCTCACCCTCGACCACCTGCGCGACTCGGTCGGCGCGGCGGTCTACATCAGCCGGTACATCGACGGCGAGGTGAAGATCCTCCACTACGCCGACGGACCACTGGCCCCCAAGGTCAACGAGTGGGCCGAATTCCACCGCACGGCGCACGCCAGCGCGGTCGGCAAGTGCCTGCTGGCGCAGCTCGACCACGACGGCCGCAAGGACCACCTCTCGCGCCACAAGACCGCCCGGCTCACCTCCCGGACGATCACCAACGAGAAGGTCCTGTTCCACAAGCTCGACAGCCAGCCGCCCACGGTCCCGGTACTCGATCTCCAGGAGTACGCCGTCGGCACGGTCTGCGCGGCCGTACCGATCACCGCCGGCGCGACGGTCGGCTGCCTCGCCCTCTCGATGCCGCTGGAGCACGCCCACCGTCTGCGCCAGGCCGCCGACACCCTGAACCGCCAGGCCGCGCCGGTACTGCTGTCGCTGGCGATCTGA
- the ehuA gene encoding ectoine/hydroxyectoine ABC transporter ATP-binding protein EhuA, translating into MSADHTPAKESATPADGASPGAESGEGTELIRFDKVTKRFGAHTVLDSLDFTVSSGKHVTLIGPSGSGKTTILRLLMTLLKPDEGTIKVGGTYLTHEEKGGKLVPAGEKHIREVRKNIGMVFQQFNLFPNMKVLRNITEAPVHVLGMSKDAAEERARDLLELVGLTEHLDKYPTQLSGGQQQRVAIARALAMRPQVLLLDEVTSALDPELVAGVLDVLRDIAHTTDITMLCVTHEMNFARDISDDVLMFDAGRVIESGAPEKIFSEPEHERTREFLSAVL; encoded by the coding sequence TTGTCCGCTGACCACACCCCCGCGAAAGAATCGGCCACCCCGGCGGACGGGGCCTCCCCCGGGGCGGAGTCCGGCGAAGGCACCGAGCTGATCCGCTTTGACAAGGTCACCAAGCGGTTCGGGGCCCACACCGTCCTGGATTCCCTGGACTTCACCGTCTCGTCCGGCAAGCACGTCACCCTCATCGGCCCGTCCGGTTCCGGCAAGACCACCATCCTGCGGCTGCTGATGACGCTGCTGAAGCCGGACGAGGGCACCATCAAGGTCGGCGGCACGTACCTGACGCACGAGGAGAAGGGCGGCAAGCTCGTACCGGCCGGGGAGAAGCACATCCGCGAGGTCCGCAAGAACATCGGCATGGTGTTCCAGCAGTTCAACCTCTTCCCCAATATGAAGGTGCTGCGGAACATCACCGAGGCGCCGGTGCACGTCCTGGGCATGAGCAAGGACGCCGCCGAGGAGCGGGCCCGCGACCTCCTCGAACTGGTGGGCCTGACCGAGCACCTCGACAAGTACCCCACCCAGCTCTCCGGCGGACAGCAGCAGCGGGTCGCCATCGCCCGGGCCCTGGCGATGCGCCCGCAGGTGCTGCTGCTGGACGAGGTGACCTCGGCGCTGGACCCGGAGCTGGTGGCCGGGGTGCTGGACGTCCTGCGGGACATCGCGCACACCACCGACATCACCATGCTGTGCGTCACCCACGAGATGAACTTCGCCCGGGACATCTCCGATGACGTCCTGATGTTCGACGCGGGCCGGGTCATCGAATCCGGCGCTCCGGAAAAGATCTTCTCGGAGCCGGAGCACGAGCGCACCCGGGAATTCCTGAGCGCGGTGCTGTAG
- the ehuD gene encoding ectoine/hydroxyectoine ABC transporter permease subunit EhuD, which translates to MPDILKGLWITVQATIYGSLVSFALGLVWALALRSRSRWVTWPVSIFVEFIRNTPLLVQLFFLFFVLPTWGLAFAPLTTGVIGLGLHYSTYTSEVYRAGIDGVPEGQWEAATALSLPRRRTWTAVILPQAFRRVVPALGNYVIAMFKDTPLLAGITVADMLFQANSISATTFDYLEPITVVGVLFVVISYPTSLLLRALERRLVR; encoded by the coding sequence ATGCCCGACATCCTCAAGGGCCTGTGGATCACCGTCCAGGCGACGATCTACGGCTCGCTGGTGTCCTTCGCGCTCGGGCTGGTGTGGGCGCTGGCGCTGCGTTCGCGCAGCCGCTGGGTGACCTGGCCGGTGAGCATCTTCGTCGAGTTCATCCGCAACACCCCGCTGCTGGTGCAGCTGTTCTTCCTGTTCTTCGTCCTGCCGACCTGGGGTCTGGCCTTCGCGCCGCTGACCACCGGTGTCATCGGCCTGGGCCTGCACTACTCCACGTACACCTCCGAGGTCTACCGCGCCGGTATCGACGGGGTGCCGGAAGGGCAGTGGGAGGCCGCCACGGCGCTGAGCCTGCCGCGCCGGCGCACCTGGACCGCGGTGATCCTTCCGCAGGCGTTCCGCCGGGTGGTGCCCGCGCTGGGCAACTACGTCATCGCGATGTTCAAGGACACGCCGCTGCTGGCCGGTATCACCGTCGCCGACATGCTCTTCCAGGCGAACAGCATCAGCGCCACCACCTTCGACTACCTGGAGCCGATCACCGTCGTCGGCGTCCTGTTCGTGGTCATCTCCTACCCCACCTCCCTCCTCCTGCGAGCCCTGGAGCGTCGCCTTGTCCGCTGA
- the ehuC gene encoding ectoine/hydroxyectoine ABC transporter permease subunit EhuC — translation MTGALWGLFFEGLWITIQLMVYSAALAAVVAFGIGLARTSRFWIVRFLSGVYVEFFRGTSALVLMFWLFFALPLLGWQLVGIWAGTLALGLSYGAYGSEIVRGAVQAVAPAQREAAIALSFTPWQRLRKVILPQAVPEMMPPFNNLLIELLKGTALASLLSIGELTFQAKLARLSTGQSAQIYGIILVLYFAVAFVLTRIMRVLERRAKASVGRAVPKGEGWFSRKLPVEKQGPEALATGGKP, via the coding sequence ATGACCGGTGCTCTGTGGGGACTCTTCTTCGAGGGGCTGTGGATCACCATCCAGCTGATGGTCTACAGCGCCGCCCTGGCCGCCGTCGTCGCCTTCGGCATCGGCCTGGCGCGCACCTCGCGGTTCTGGATCGTCCGCTTCCTGTCCGGGGTCTACGTGGAGTTCTTCCGCGGCACCTCGGCCCTGGTGCTGATGTTCTGGCTGTTCTTCGCGCTGCCGCTGCTGGGCTGGCAGCTGGTCGGCATCTGGGCGGGCACCCTGGCGCTGGGCCTGTCGTACGGCGCGTACGGCTCCGAGATCGTCCGCGGCGCCGTCCAGGCGGTGGCACCCGCCCAGCGCGAGGCGGCCATCGCGCTGAGCTTCACGCCCTGGCAGCGGCTGCGGAAGGTGATACTGCCGCAGGCCGTCCCCGAGATGATGCCGCCCTTCAACAACCTGCTGATCGAGCTGCTCAAGGGCACCGCGCTGGCCTCGCTGCTGTCCATCGGTGAACTCACCTTCCAGGCCAAGCTCGCCCGGCTGTCGACGGGCCAGAGCGCCCAGATCTACGGCATCATCCTCGTCCTGTACTTCGCGGTGGCGTTCGTGCTGACCCGGATCATGCGGGTGCTGGAGCGCCGCGCCAAGGCCTCGGTCGGCCGGGCGGTGCCCAAGGGCGAGGGCTGGTTCTCCCGCAAACTGCCCGTCGAGAAGCAGGGCCCCGAGGCGCTGGCCACCGGAGGAAAGCCGTGA